The following proteins are co-located in the Spirosoma montaniterrae genome:
- a CDS encoding SDR family NAD(P)-dependent oxidoreductase: MPYALVTGASKGIGLAIAEDLARRQFDVLLVARSASLLHENANRLARTYNIKTACLAMDLATPGSTRRVFDWCQQEGYVVTMLVNNAGYGLSGPFDSHPLPEHTDMMQVNMTTLVELCHLFLAQLRQQPRAYILNIASSTAYQAIPRLSLYSASKSFVLQFSRGLAHELKKTSVSVTCVSPGATETGFIDRAQIGEKGRKAAERVYMQPADVARQAIDATLAGRLELVPGLLNKVGKFMAWLMPKSIVEKAAGSIYE, encoded by the coding sequence ATGCCCTACGCGCTCGTTACAGGGGCCAGTAAAGGTATTGGTCTGGCTATTGCCGAAGACCTGGCCCGCCGTCAATTCGATGTATTGCTGGTGGCCCGTTCAGCGTCTTTGCTGCACGAAAACGCCAACCGATTAGCCCGAACGTATAACATTAAAACGGCTTGTCTGGCAATGGATTTAGCTACGCCGGGCAGCACCCGGCGTGTGTTCGACTGGTGCCAGCAAGAAGGCTATGTGGTAACGATGCTGGTCAATAACGCAGGCTATGGACTGAGCGGGCCGTTCGACAGTCACCCGCTGCCCGAACACACCGACATGATGCAGGTCAACATGACTACGCTCGTTGAACTCTGTCATCTGTTTCTGGCACAACTCAGGCAGCAACCCCGCGCTTATATTCTGAACATTGCCAGTTCTACGGCCTATCAGGCTATTCCCCGGCTCAGTCTGTACTCAGCTTCGAAATCATTCGTGCTACAGTTCAGTCGGGGGCTGGCTCACGAACTGAAAAAAACGTCTGTGAGCGTAACCTGTGTTTCGCCCGGTGCTACTGAAACAGGTTTTATAGACCGGGCGCAGATTGGCGAAAAAGGCCGTAAAGCCGCTGAACGCGTGTACATGCAACCCGCCGACGTAGCCCGGCAAGCTATCGATGCTACGTTGGCCGGGCGGCTCGAACTGGTGCCGGGGCTGCTCAATAAAGTCGGTAAATTTATGGCGTGGCTGATGCCGAAAAGCATTGTCGAAAAAGCCGCCGGGAGCATCTACGAGTAG
- a CDS encoding phosphatase PAP2-related protein produces the protein MGILTPDPTGDLAWQTAWQSTTFRWKFIIGIIGVLTLLMAFPAFFQTIEKNSGPVLNDWVLNQLPPHDVSVPIFLTIWATALLLLVRARRSPAIFMMFMYGYIIVSLSRMLSINLVPLDPPAGLIPLIDPISNAFYGKSYITKDLFYSGHTSSIFLMFLCLRRWSDRLFALIGTLLVGGLLLVQHVHYTVDVLGAFVFTYPLYWVGKKIALRGWNQIGPKVR, from the coding sequence ATGGGCATACTCACTCCCGATCCGACGGGCGATCTGGCCTGGCAAACAGCCTGGCAGTCAACAACTTTTCGCTGGAAATTTATAATTGGCATTATAGGCGTACTGACGCTGTTGATGGCTTTTCCTGCTTTTTTTCAAACTATCGAAAAAAACAGCGGCCCCGTATTGAACGATTGGGTGCTGAACCAACTTCCCCCGCACGACGTGTCGGTGCCAATTTTCCTGACCATCTGGGCTACAGCTTTATTGTTGCTCGTTCGCGCCCGGCGAAGTCCGGCTATTTTTATGATGTTCATGTATGGCTACATCATCGTGAGCCTGTCGCGTATGCTGAGCATCAACCTTGTGCCACTCGACCCACCTGCCGGGCTTATTCCGCTTATCGATCCAATCAGCAATGCATTCTACGGCAAAAGCTACATCACGAAAGATCTGTTCTATTCGGGCCACACGTCGAGTATTTTCCTCATGTTTTTGTGCTTGCGCCGGTGGTCAGATCGTTTATTCGCGCTCATTGGCACGCTGCTGGTAGGTGGGCTGCTGTTGGTGCAGCATGTGCATTACACGGTCGATGTATTGGGCGCGTTTGTATTTACTTATCCGCTCTATTGGGTTGGTAAAAAAATTGCTCTCCGGGGCTGGAATCAGATTGGCCCGAAAGTCAGGTAA
- a CDS encoding phytanoyl-CoA dioxygenase family protein yields MSKINLPPFTLGETITPEQRQFFNKHGVIIFRNFINAETVKQFIYETERIEKQWLAEGRDKVNGVPLKFGQDEEGNPMVQRMCFLSQYSTTLHEFLQDPRLQAVVDLLQPYEGRIAEIEKDGLILNHYVRTPNSKFSQMGWHTDSPRDIFLGQRIMPMLNVGIHLNDTPYENGGLRVIPGTHKQGLLKMLFRKKYFVDNDPDKHEIGFDIAAGDLSVHDGRLWHRAQQSPYFGEASRRRVMYVPVVTGKYMPKDENSKTPFYHRFISKVNI; encoded by the coding sequence ATGAGCAAAATAAACCTTCCGCCATTTACTTTAGGCGAAACTATTACGCCAGAGCAACGACAGTTTTTTAATAAGCATGGCGTTATCATCTTCCGTAACTTCATTAACGCTGAAACCGTTAAACAGTTTATTTACGAAACTGAACGTATAGAAAAACAGTGGCTTGCCGAAGGTCGGGACAAGGTCAACGGCGTTCCGCTCAAGTTCGGTCAGGACGAGGAGGGTAATCCGATGGTTCAACGGATGTGCTTCCTCTCGCAGTATAGCACAACGCTTCATGAGTTTTTGCAAGACCCTCGACTACAGGCTGTTGTAGACTTGCTTCAGCCGTATGAGGGGCGCATTGCCGAAATCGAGAAAGACGGGTTAATTTTAAACCATTACGTCAGAACGCCCAATAGCAAGTTCTCGCAGATGGGCTGGCATACCGATAGCCCCCGCGACATTTTTTTAGGTCAGCGCATCATGCCTATGCTCAACGTGGGTATCCACCTGAACGACACGCCCTATGAAAACGGTGGATTACGCGTAATTCCCGGCACCCATAAGCAGGGATTATTGAAGATGCTGTTCCGCAAAAAGTATTTTGTCGATAACGACCCCGATAAGCACGAAATCGGATTTGACATAGCTGCGGGCGATTTGTCGGTTCATGATGGGCGGCTGTGGCACCGGGCGCAGCAATCGCCTTACTTTGGCGAAGCCAGCCGTCGGCGGGTAATGTACGTGCCGGTGGTGACGGGTAAGTACATGCCTAAAGATGAAAACAGCAAAACGCCGTTTTATCACCGGTTCATCTCGAAAGTAAATATTTAG
- a CDS encoding complex I subunit 1/NuoH family protein: protein MLALPIFLAIASGFVIVGVYTERKVSAFMQDRLGPMETGKWGLLQLFADLLKLLQKEDIVPYAADRRLFLLAPAVIFASVFAGFAVMPLTPDLQGSGAVVGVFYLMAIVSFDVVGILMAGWGSNNKYSLFGAMRSVAQIISYEIPLGLTILCAVMICQTLNLQEISFQQGIYAIEPNYLFGLKALGIDVSGWGGIFAWNVLRNPFLLIAYVIFFICTLAESNRAPFDLPEGESEIVGGFHTEYSGMRFALLYLSEYAMMLLVSFLGVILFLGSWNTPLPNLGPLRLADWTSGAPGTVWGNLTGGFWLLSKVYLAVLLQMWVRWTFPRIRVDQMMYLCWKVLTPASLLLLLLSGVWRLLMV from the coding sequence ATGCTCGCTCTTCCTATCTTTCTCGCCATTGCGTCTGGCTTCGTGATTGTCGGGGTCTATACCGAACGGAAGGTCTCGGCTTTCATGCAGGACCGGCTTGGGCCAATGGAAACGGGTAAGTGGGGACTGCTGCAACTCTTCGCCGATTTGCTGAAACTGCTTCAGAAAGAAGATATTGTGCCCTATGCGGCTGACAGGCGGCTGTTCCTGCTGGCTCCGGCAGTTATTTTTGCATCGGTATTTGCGGGTTTTGCCGTGATGCCCCTTACGCCCGATTTGCAGGGTTCGGGGGCCGTAGTGGGCGTGTTCTACCTGATGGCAATTGTCTCGTTCGACGTGGTTGGCATCCTGATGGCGGGCTGGGGCAGTAACAACAAATATTCGCTGTTTGGGGCGATGCGGTCGGTGGCGCAGATTATCTCCTACGAAATTCCCCTCGGTCTCACGATTCTGTGCGCCGTGATGATTTGTCAGACGCTCAACTTACAGGAAATCAGCTTTCAACAGGGCATCTACGCAATCGAACCAAATTACCTTTTTGGTTTGAAAGCCCTCGGCATCGACGTATCGGGCTGGGGCGGCATTTTTGCCTGGAATGTGCTTCGGAATCCATTCCTGCTAATCGCCTACGTCATTTTCTTTATCTGCACGCTGGCCGAAAGCAACCGCGCCCCCTTCGACCTGCCCGAAGGTGAGTCGGAAATTGTAGGCGGTTTCCATACCGAATATTCGGGTATGCGGTTCGCGCTGTTGTACCTGTCCGAATACGCGATGATGCTGCTGGTATCGTTTCTGGGCGTGATTTTATTTCTGGGTAGCTGGAATACGCCCCTGCCCAACCTGGGGCCGCTACGCCTGGCCGACTGGACGAGTGGCGCACCCGGCACCGTATGGGGCAACCTGACGGGCGGTTTCTGGCTGTTGAGCAAAGTGTATCTGGCTGTGCTGCTGCAAATGTGGGTGCGCTGGACGTTCCCGCGCATCCGCGTCGATCAGATGATGTATCTCTGCTGGAAGGTGCTGACGCCCGCCAGTCTGCTGCTGCTGCTGCTGTCGGGCGTGTGGCGGTTGCTGATGGTGTAG
- the asnS gene encoding asparagine--tRNA ligase, with protein MSYLPIQQLLKTTPGPHVTVTVKGWVRNKRESKNALFITLNDGSTINNIQAVAERGPAEAGQLSDDVLKLVTTGACVAVTGTLVESQGAGQAVEVKINNIHVYGPADPDKYPLQPKRHSLEFLREIAHLRPRTNTFSAILRVRHALAFAVHKYFNDNGFYYLNTPIITASDAEGAGEMFRVTTLDPVNPPRTEDGKVDYSQDFFGRETNLTVSGQLEGELGALALGKIYTFGPTFRAENSNTTRHLAEFWMIEPEMAFYELPENMALAEDFVKTVIRYALQHCPDDLAFLDNRLKEEEKMKKKEEQSELGLLEKLQFVISNEFERLTYTEAIDILIQSKPAKKGQFQYEVKWGVDLQSEHERYLVEKHFKKPVILTNYPREIKAFYMKQDDAPAVGARGEVFGPTVRAMDVLFPGIGEIIGGSQREDDLDKLTARMAEVGVEADAIWWYLDTRRFGSAPHAGFGLGFERLVQFVTGMGNIRDVIPFPRAPKQAEF; from the coding sequence ATGTCTTATCTACCTATTCAACAACTTCTCAAAACTACACCCGGCCCCCACGTCACTGTAACTGTGAAAGGCTGGGTTCGCAACAAACGCGAAAGTAAAAACGCTTTATTCATAACCCTCAACGATGGCTCAACGATCAATAACATTCAGGCTGTAGCCGAACGCGGCCCGGCTGAAGCTGGTCAACTATCCGACGATGTTCTGAAGTTAGTTACGACTGGTGCCTGCGTTGCCGTTACGGGTACGCTGGTAGAGTCGCAGGGGGCGGGGCAGGCTGTGGAAGTTAAAATCAACAACATACACGTCTACGGTCCTGCCGATCCTGACAAATATCCGCTGCAACCCAAACGGCACTCGCTCGAATTTCTGCGCGAAATTGCCCACCTGCGCCCACGTACCAACACGTTCAGCGCAATTTTGCGGGTGCGCCACGCGCTGGCTTTTGCCGTACATAAGTACTTCAACGATAATGGCTTCTACTACCTCAACACGCCAATTATTACTGCATCCGACGCCGAGGGTGCGGGCGAGATGTTTCGCGTAACTACGCTCGACCCCGTTAATCCGCCCCGCACCGAAGACGGAAAGGTAGATTATAGTCAGGACTTTTTTGGGCGCGAAACCAACCTGACCGTATCGGGGCAGTTAGAGGGCGAACTGGGCGCGCTGGCATTGGGTAAAATCTACACCTTTGGGCCAACGTTTCGGGCTGAAAACTCGAACACCACCCGCCACCTTGCCGAGTTCTGGATGATTGAGCCGGAAATGGCGTTTTATGAACTGCCCGAAAATATGGCTCTGGCCGAAGATTTCGTGAAAACCGTGATTCGGTACGCGCTGCAACACTGCCCCGACGATCTGGCATTTTTAGATAACCGGCTCAAAGAGGAAGAGAAAATGAAGAAAAAAGAAGAGCAGAGCGAACTCGGTCTGCTTGAAAAACTTCAATTTGTCATCAGTAATGAGTTCGAGCGACTAACCTACACCGAAGCTATCGACATTCTGATACAGTCTAAGCCAGCCAAAAAAGGGCAGTTTCAGTATGAGGTGAAATGGGGTGTTGATTTACAGTCGGAACACGAGCGATATTTGGTTGAGAAACATTTTAAAAAGCCAGTGATTCTGACCAATTATCCACGCGAAATCAAGGCGTTTTACATGAAACAGGACGATGCTCCGGCTGTCGGTGCCCGTGGCGAGGTGTTTGGGCCAACGGTGCGGGCAATGGATGTGCTGTTTCCAGGTATTGGTGAAATCATCGGCGGTTCGCAGCGCGAAGACGACCTCGATAAGCTCACAGCCCGCATGGCCGAAGTTGGTGTCGAAGCCGACGCCATCTGGTGGTATCTCGATACGCGCCGGTTTGGGTCGGCTCCGCACGCGGGCTTCGGGTTGGGTTTCGAGCGATTGGTTCAGTTTGTGACGGGCATGGGCAACATCCGCGACGTTATTCCATTTCCAAGAGCACCGAAACAAGCAGAATTTTAA